From Polaribacter butkevichii, a single genomic window includes:
- the uvrB gene encoding excinuclease ABC subunit UvrB gives MEFKLVSEFSPTGDQPQAIKELTKNIKGGEKYQTLLGVTGSGKTFTVANVVKQVDKPTLVLAHNKTLAAQLYSEFKQFFPENAVEYFVSYYDYYQPEAYIPVTGTFIEKDLSINDDIERLRLSTTSSLLSGRRDVLVVASVSCLYGIGNPVEFKKNVIPIHVDQQIARTKFLHQLVQSLYSRTEHEIKSGTFKVKGDVVTIYPSYGDNGYRVHFFGDEIEEIESFDLENNTVLESFSELTIYPANLFVTSPDILQNAIHQIQEDMMKQVEYFKEIGKHLEAKRLKERTEFDLEMIRELGYCSGIENYSRYLDGREPGTRPFCLLDYFPDDYLMVIDESHVTIPQTHAMYGGDRSRKENLVEYGFRLPAAMDNRPLKFEEFEGVQNQVIYVSATPADYELEKTEGIFVEQIIRPTGLLDPVIEIRPSLNQIDDLIEEIQVRVEKDERTLVTTLTKRMAEELTKYLTRVAIRCRYIHSDVDTLERVEIMQDLRKGIFDVLIGVNLLREGLDLPEVSLVAILDADKEGFLRSHRSITQTVGRAARNVNGLAILYADKITNSMQKTIDETERRREKQIAYNTKHSITPTQINKKIDDTLSKSAVSSYHYDNAKQVAAEQDLQYLPKEEIEKRIRDKRKQMEAAAKGLDFIVAAKLRDEIAVLREKL, from the coding sequence ATGGAATTTAAATTGGTATCAGAGTTTTCTCCTACGGGAGATCAACCGCAAGCAATAAAAGAACTTACTAAAAACATTAAAGGTGGTGAAAAATATCAAACACTTTTAGGGGTAACAGGTTCTGGTAAAACTTTTACCGTTGCCAATGTGGTAAAACAAGTAGACAAACCCACCTTAGTTTTGGCACACAACAAAACTTTGGCAGCTCAATTGTATTCTGAATTTAAACAATTTTTCCCTGAAAACGCTGTAGAGTATTTTGTGTCTTACTACGATTATTATCAACCTGAAGCCTACATTCCGGTAACGGGAACTTTTATAGAAAAAGATTTATCTATTAATGATGATATCGAACGTTTGCGTTTAAGCACCACTTCTTCCCTACTTTCTGGTAGACGAGATGTGTTGGTGGTGGCTTCCGTTTCTTGTTTGTATGGTATTGGAAATCCCGTAGAATTTAAGAAAAACGTAATTCCTATTCATGTTGATCAACAAATTGCACGAACAAAATTTTTACATCAATTAGTACAAAGTTTATATTCTAGAACAGAACACGAAATAAAAAGTGGAACCTTTAAAGTAAAAGGTGATGTGGTTACCATTTATCCGTCTTACGGAGATAATGGCTATAGAGTCCATTTTTTTGGTGATGAAATTGAAGAAATAGAATCGTTCGATTTAGAAAACAATACAGTTTTAGAAAGCTTTAGTGAACTGACTATTTATCCTGCAAACTTATTTGTAACATCACCAGACATTTTACAAAATGCCATTCATCAAATTCAAGAAGATATGATGAAACAGGTAGAATATTTTAAAGAAATAGGAAAACATCTAGAAGCAAAACGTTTAAAGGAGCGAACTGAGTTTGATTTAGAAATGATTCGTGAATTGGGGTATTGTTCTGGTATAGAAAACTATTCTCGTTATTTAGACGGACGAGAACCTGGTACAAGACCTTTCTGCTTGTTAGATTATTTTCCGGATGATTATTTAATGGTGATTGATGAAAGTCACGTGACCATTCCGCAAACACACGCCATGTATGGTGGCGATAGAAGTAGAAAAGAAAATTTGGTAGAATATGGTTTTCGATTACCAGCTGCAATGGACAATCGCCCTTTAAAGTTTGAAGAATTTGAAGGGGTACAAAACCAAGTAATTTATGTTTCTGCAACACCTGCAGATTATGAATTAGAAAAAACAGAAGGTATATTTGTAGAGCAAATAATTAGACCTACAGGTTTATTAGATCCTGTGATAGAAATTCGCCCAAGTTTAAACCAAATTGATGATTTAATTGAAGAAATTCAGGTTCGTGTAGAAAAAGACGAACGTACTTTGGTGACTACTTTAACCAAAAGAATGGCAGAAGAATTGACTAAATACTTAACAAGAGTAGCTATTCGTTGTCGTTATATTCATTCTGATGTAGATACTTTAGAGCGTGTAGAAATTATGCAAGATTTGCGTAAAGGTATTTTTGATGTTTTAATTGGAGTTAATCTTTTGCGTGAAGGGTTAGATTTACCAGAAGTTTCTTTAGTAGCCATTTTAGATGCCGATAAAGAAGGTTTTTTAAGAAGTCATAGATCTATAACACAAACCGTTGGTAGAGCCGCAAGAAACGTAAATGGTTTGGCAATATTATATGCTGATAAAATAACCAACAGTATGCAAAAAACCATTGACGAAACAGAAAGAAGACGTGAAAAGCAAATTGCCTACAACACCAAACACAGCATTACTCCGACTCAAATTAACAAAAAAATTGACGATACTTTGTCTAAATCTGCCGTTTCTAGTTATCATTACGACAACGCAAAACAAGTTGCTGCAGAACAAGATTTACAGTATTTACCAAAAGAGGAAATAGAAAAACGTATTAGAGATAAACGCAAACAGATGGAAGCGGCCGCAAAAGGTTTAGATTTTATTGTTGCCGCTAAACTACGTGATGAAATTGCTGTTTTGAGGGAGAAATTATAA
- a CDS encoding sugar phosphate nucleotidyltransferase, producing MHNNLIILAGGASSRMKKPATSKNLNSNETEQANNRSKSLISLDNSGRPVLDYLLFNAKKAGYKNIYIVINEKGGLFKEFYGSKDKNNPFNGLNISFPVQYIPANREKPFGTADALLQAVEQFPELNNQFYTVCNSDNLYSTKALHLLKETDYKNAFISYNRDTLEFPLERISKFALTKLNERNELVHILEKPSELDVPNFYDREQKLRVSMNIFKFEGKEFYPFLKNCPVHPTRNEKEMQTALLNYITETDNKVVGIPLSEHVPDLSSKDDIAIVKAYLKKNYTTLDWNA from the coding sequence ATGCACAATAACTTAATCATATTAGCAGGTGGCGCTTCATCAAGAATGAAAAAACCTGCGACTTCTAAAAACCTAAATTCAAACGAAACTGAACAAGCCAACAACAGAAGTAAGAGTTTAATTAGTTTAGATAATTCGGGTAGACCTGTGTTAGATTACCTTTTATTCAATGCTAAAAAAGCGGGTTATAAAAACATCTATATTGTAATCAATGAAAAAGGTGGTTTGTTTAAAGAGTTTTACGGAAGTAAAGATAAAAACAACCCTTTTAATGGCTTAAATATTTCTTTTCCTGTACAATATATTCCTGCAAATAGAGAAAAACCTTTTGGCACTGCAGATGCACTTTTACAAGCAGTAGAGCAGTTTCCCGAATTAAACAATCAATTTTACACGGTTTGTAATAGTGATAATTTATACTCTACAAAAGCACTACATTTACTTAAAGAAACAGACTATAAAAATGCATTTATTTCATATAATAGAGACACTTTAGAGTTTCCTTTAGAGCGAATTTCTAAGTTTGCTCTCACCAAATTAAATGAACGTAACGAGTTGGTCCATATTCTTGAAAAACCATCAGAATTAGATGTTCCTAATTTTTACGATAGAGAACAAAAGTTAAGAGTCAGCATGAATATTTTTAAGTTTGAGGGCAAAGAATTTTATCCTTTTTTAAAGAATTGCCCTGTGCATCCTACAAGAAATGAAAAAGAAATGCAAACTGCGTTGTTAAATTATATTACAGAAACCGATAATAAAGTTGTCGGAATTCCGCTTTCAGAACATGTTCCAGATTTGTCTTCTAAAGACGATATTGCCATTGTAAAGGCATATCTAAAAAAGAATTATACTACTTTAGATTGGAATGCTTAA
- a CDS encoding alpha-ketoglutarate-dependent dioxygenase AlkB family protein: MDLFSTESIKNILPFDGVTNYHGLVLDKKQCEFYYQKLMETIQFKNDEAIIFGKKIITKRMVAWYGESEYSYTYSKITKRANIFTEELLALKEIVERESGATYNSCLLNLYPTGAEGMAYHSDGEKMLRENGAIASLSLGADRKFSFKHKKNKQRIDIVLEKGSLLVMREGTQTHWLHRLPPTKKVNSPRINLTFRTIEL; this comes from the coding sequence ATGGATTTATTCTCGACAGAAAGCATCAAAAATATTTTACCTTTTGATGGGGTTACCAATTATCACGGACTTGTTTTAGATAAAAAACAATGTGAATTTTATTATCAAAAATTGATGGAAACCATTCAATTTAAAAATGATGAAGCAATTATTTTTGGTAAAAAAATCATCACCAAAAGAATGGTCGCTTGGTATGGAGAATCTGAATATTCTTATACCTATTCTAAAATAACAAAAAGGGCAAATATTTTTACTGAAGAATTGTTGGCGCTAAAAGAAATTGTAGAACGAGAAAGTGGAGCAACCTATAATTCTTGTTTGTTAAATTTATATCCTACAGGAGCAGAAGGAATGGCGTATCATTCTGATGGAGAAAAAATGCTACGAGAAAATGGTGCTATTGCGTCGTTATCTTTAGGAGCCGACCGTAAGTTTTCTTTTAAGCATAAAAAGAACAAGCAAAGAATAGATATTGTGTTAGAAAAAGGAAGTTTATTAGTGATGCGAGAAGGTACTCAAACCCATTGGCTTCATCGATTGCCACCTACAAAAAAAGTAAATTCACCAAGAATTAACCTAACCTTTAGAACAATAGAATTGTAA
- a CDS encoding LytR/AlgR family response regulator transcription factor produces the protein MKCIIIDDEPLALELLEDFISKIPFLELVASCSNGFEATSFLQEQKIDLIFTDIEMPNFSGIDFIKSLETKPMFIFTTAYSHYAVEGFNLNAIDYLVKPIPFHRFLKAATRAQNLLKSKNEEEIPVAKQETNPEFIFVKSEYENLKINLCDIKYIESLKDYIKIHTHKEKPILTLSSLKSFEEKLGKTNFIRVHKSFIVSLKHIYSVQRNRIIIDDNWIPIGLNYREEFIKKIDH, from the coding sequence ATGAAGTGTATAATTATTGATGACGAACCTTTAGCACTAGAACTATTAGAAGATTTTATTTCTAAAATTCCGTTTTTAGAATTAGTCGCATCTTGCTCTAACGGATTTGAGGCCACTAGTTTTTTACAAGAGCAAAAAATAGATTTAATTTTTACAGACATAGAAATGCCTAATTTCTCTGGAATCGATTTTATAAAATCTTTAGAAACAAAACCGATGTTTATTTTTACCACTGCATACTCCCATTATGCTGTAGAAGGTTTTAATTTAAACGCCATCGATTACCTTGTAAAACCCATTCCCTTTCATCGATTTTTAAAAGCAGCAACCAGAGCTCAAAATTTATTAAAATCAAAAAACGAAGAAGAAATACCTGTTGCAAAACAAGAAACGAATCCTGAATTTATTTTTGTAAAATCTGAATACGAAAACCTAAAAATAAATTTGTGCGATATTAAATATATTGAATCTTTAAAGGATTATATTAAAATTCATACGCATAAAGAAAAACCTATTTTAACACTTAGCAGCCTTAAAAGCTTTGAAGAAAAATTAGGCAAAACAAACTTTATACGTGTACATAAATCCTTTATTGTTTCTTTAAAACACATTTATTCTGTGCAAAGAAATAGAATTATTATTGATGATAATTGGATACCGATTGGCTTAAATTACCGTGAAGAATTTATCAAAAAAATTGATCATTAA
- a CDS encoding sensor histidine kinase, which yields MNKKIVLYIVISLAIIFSVIYGIEYFLKISLKPPFHNNNFIRNFPRHRQNNINLRPPILLLLFFALSTCIKLVAEWYKSEKERTLIASQKVNSELSFLKAQLNPHFLFNSLNSIYSLANKKSDDTTVAIVTLSELMRYMIYEANEELISLEKEIDYIKNYISLQLLRLKDSSGVKINIHGDLNYKIEPLLLISFIENAFKYGTDYKGKTDISIKISTINDQLQLEVYNLSSLQNAINKDSGIGLENIQNRLNLLYPKAHTLKITKTKKSFEVLLKINLKK from the coding sequence TTGAATAAAAAAATTGTTCTATACATTGTAATTTCTTTAGCAATTATATTTTCTGTAATTTACGGAATAGAATATTTTTTAAAAATTTCTTTAAAACCACCTTTCCACAATAATAACTTCATCCGTAATTTCCCAAGACACCGTCAAAACAACATCAATTTAAGACCCCCTATTTTACTGCTCTTATTTTTTGCTTTAAGCACTTGCATCAAACTTGTAGCCGAATGGTATAAATCAGAAAAAGAAAGAACTTTAATTGCTTCTCAAAAAGTAAATTCTGAATTATCTTTTTTAAAAGCACAATTAAACCCACATTTTCTATTTAACTCTTTAAACAGTATTTATTCTTTAGCTAATAAAAAATCTGACGATACAACTGTAGCCATTGTTACACTTTCTGAACTCATGCGGTATATGATTTATGAAGCTAATGAAGAGTTAATTTCTTTAGAAAAAGAAATAGATTACATAAAAAACTACATCTCTTTACAATTGCTACGTTTAAAAGATTCTAGTGGTGTAAAAATAAATATTCACGGAGATTTAAATTACAAAATAGAACCTTTACTCCTTATTTCTTTTATAGAAAATGCCTTTAAATACGGAACCGATTATAAAGGAAAAACAGATATTTCTATTAAAATTTCTACCATTAACGATCAATTACAACTAGAGGTTTACAACCTTTCTTCTTTGCAAAATGCCATCAATAAAGATTCTGGTATTGGGCTAGAAAATATACAAAACAGATTAAACTTATTATACCCCAAAGCACATACTTTAAAGATTACAAAGACTAAAAAATCATTTGAAGTTCTCTTAAAAATCAACTTAAAAAAATAA
- a CDS encoding Kelch repeat-containing protein, translating into MRKTNLMQKSSMLFLSTLLMSLFFIGCSSDDEDDDEYGNWVESSTFDGNSRANSVSFTIGTKGYLVTGHDGDDYLADTWEYNSDNDYWVKKASFPGVARSAAVGFSINGKGYLGTGYDGENRLNDFWEYDPSSDTWTQKADFAGTARYGAIAFTIGNDGYIGTGYDGSEQKDFWKYNVAANTWEQSVGFGGEKRQNASVFTINNVAYIGLGIHNGAYEKDFYAFNGTTWTRLTDLDDDEDDDDDYEILLSSGTAFSLNGKGYVTTGISGSITTESWEYDPSTDTWEELPVFEGTARQDASSFTFDSKAFVLMGRSGSYYFDDVWEFRPDELENEDD; encoded by the coding sequence ATGAGAAAAACAAATTTAATGCAAAAGAGTAGTATGCTCTTTTTATCAACGTTGCTAATGTCTTTATTTTTTATAGGATGTAGTAGTGATGATGAAGACGACGATGAATATGGAAACTGGGTAGAAAGTTCTACTTTCGATGGAAACTCTAGAGCAAACTCTGTAAGCTTTACCATTGGCACAAAAGGATATTTAGTTACCGGTCATGATGGTGATGATTATTTAGCAGATACTTGGGAATATAATTCTGACAATGATTATTGGGTAAAAAAAGCTAGTTTTCCGGGAGTTGCAAGAAGTGCTGCTGTTGGTTTTTCTATAAACGGAAAAGGATATTTAGGTACAGGTTATGACGGAGAAAATAGGTTAAATGATTTTTGGGAATATGATCCATCATCAGATACTTGGACACAAAAAGCAGATTTTGCAGGAACCGCAAGATATGGAGCAATCGCTTTTACTATTGGTAACGATGGTTATATTGGTACTGGTTACGATGGCAGCGAACAAAAAGATTTTTGGAAATACAATGTAGCTGCAAATACTTGGGAACAATCTGTTGGTTTTGGTGGAGAAAAGCGTCAAAACGCATCTGTTTTTACCATTAATAATGTAGCTTATATTGGTTTAGGAATTCATAATGGTGCCTACGAAAAAGATTTTTATGCTTTTAATGGTACTACCTGGACAAGGTTAACAGACCTAGATGATGATGAAGACGACGATGATGATTATGAAATTCTATTAAGCAGTGGAACCGCTTTTTCTTTAAATGGAAAAGGATATGTAACTACCGGTATTTCTGGCTCTATTACCACAGAAAGTTGGGAATATGACCCAAGCACAGATACTTGGGAAGAGTTACCAGTATTTGAAGGAACTGCAAGACAAGATGCTTCTAGCTTTACTTTCGATTCGAAAGCTTTTGTTTTAATGGGTAGAAGTGGTAGTTATTATTTTGATGATGTTTGGGAATTTAGACCAGATGAATTAGAAAATGAAGACGATTAA
- a CDS encoding DUF4270 family protein, translated as MRYLIIGVLSFVFLISCATDDSTVYEVGSDFIENNIQVRVIDTFTVKAGTFKRDSIVTANTNRILVGNVVDENLGSLSAKSYLQLITTNLSIGTNAEYDSIGFILNYDNYYYGDTTKIQTYTLHRITETVETEDNSSFYNTSSLKYDADILGQISFTPRPNRTTDSLFIKMDDVLGEEIFDKIVDNDINTTDDFLQYFKGIVITPDTTVNSHVLGFNAQITAGLEGNSGMRLYYSVKDDDSEDNSYYIDFTISSAAKQFNEIEGNFSNSTVGDFEDGEEIKLSANTNNLLFAQGGIGVSPRIEIPSIKRLSELYENATALSATLTFNPLLGSYNEDNPLPESLSVFVVDHKNRMIEQLTDIDGNLASAILINDNDEFDKNTYYTVDLSGFVENILYTEEDLNYALMIQYEDYAKEVHKLVIENDPSTNNEVKLSVKFLNY; from the coding sequence ATGAGGTATTTAATTATTGGTGTTTTAAGTTTTGTTTTTCTGATATCCTGTGCAACAGATGATTCTACTGTTTATGAAGTTGGTAGTGATTTTATAGAAAACAATATTCAGGTTAGGGTTATAGATACCTTTACGGTAAAGGCAGGTACTTTTAAACGAGATTCTATTGTTACTGCTAACACAAATAGAATTTTAGTAGGGAATGTGGTTGATGAAAACTTAGGTAGTTTGTCTGCAAAATCATATTTACAATTAATAACTACTAATCTTTCTATTGGTACTAATGCAGAGTATGATTCTATTGGGTTTATTTTAAATTATGATAATTACTATTATGGTGATACAACTAAAATACAAACCTATACACTACACAGAATTACAGAAACGGTAGAAACAGAAGATAATAGTAGTTTTTACAATACTTCTTCCTTAAAATATGATGCCGATATTTTAGGACAAATTTCATTTACACCAAGGCCTAATAGAACTACAGATTCATTATTTATTAAAATGGATGATGTTCTAGGAGAAGAAATTTTTGATAAGATTGTAGATAATGACATTAATACAACAGATGATTTTTTACAATATTTTAAAGGAATAGTAATTACACCAGATACAACAGTTAATAGCCATGTTTTAGGGTTTAATGCACAAATAACAGCAGGTTTAGAAGGTAATTCTGGTATGCGATTGTATTATTCTGTAAAAGATGATGATAGTGAAGATAATAGCTATTATATAGACTTTACCATTTCTAGTGCCGCAAAACAGTTTAATGAAATTGAGGGAAACTTCTCTAATAGTACTGTGGGAGATTTTGAGGATGGAGAAGAAATTAAATTAAGTGCAAATACCAATAATTTATTATTTGCACAAGGAGGTATTGGTGTTTCCCCAAGAATAGAAATTCCTTCTATAAAAAGACTCTCTGAATTGTATGAAAATGCCACAGCCTTAAGTGCAACCTTAACATTTAATCCTTTGTTAGGGAGTTATAATGAAGATAACCCTTTGCCAGAATCGTTATCGGTTTTTGTGGTAGATCATAAAAATAGAATGATAGAACAACTAACAGATATAGATGGCAACCTTGCTTCTGCCATATTAATTAATGATAATGATGAGTTTGATAAAAACACCTACTACACGGTAGATTTAAGTGGCTTTGTAGAAAATATTCTTTATACAGAAGAAGATTTAAATTATGCCTTAATGATTCAGTATGAAGATTACGCAAAAGAAGTGCATAAGTTGGTCATAGAAAATGATCCAAGTACAAATAACGAGGTAAAATTATCAGTAAAATTTTTAAACTATTAA
- the rluF gene encoding 23S rRNA pseudouridine(2604) synthase RluF: MDNTNKKSTNLNKYISSSGICSRREAEKYIKEGRITINGKPTQLGNRVGEKDVVKFDGRLVKPKDEILYIALNKPVGIVSTTDDREPNNIVKHVNYPERLFPIGRLDKPSEGLIFLTNDGDIVNKILRAGNNHEKEYFVSVDKPITDEFIQKMGNGIPILGTMTKKCLVEKISGKIFKIILTQGLNRQIRRMCEYLGYEVTKLKRTRIMNVELGYLQAGDWRELTEQEMSEINKMISTSSKTEEASVVKEKPKKQTSKKREAPTKNDFNKKSASFRKSSPKSKRNSGGFSAKKKRW, translated from the coding sequence TTGGACAATACAAATAAAAAATCTACAAACCTTAATAAATATATAAGTTCTTCTGGTATTTGCTCTCGTAGAGAAGCAGAAAAATATATAAAAGAAGGCAGAATTACAATTAACGGTAAACCCACTCAGTTAGGAAACCGAGTAGGAGAAAAAGACGTTGTAAAATTTGATGGACGACTTGTAAAACCGAAAGACGAAATTTTATACATCGCTTTAAACAAGCCAGTTGGTATTGTTTCTACTACGGATGATAGAGAACCAAATAATATTGTAAAGCATGTAAATTATCCAGAAAGATTGTTTCCAATAGGGCGTTTAGATAAACCATCTGAAGGATTAATATTTCTTACAAACGATGGCGATATTGTAAATAAAATTTTACGAGCAGGTAACAATCACGAGAAAGAATATTTTGTTTCTGTAGATAAGCCAATTACAGATGAATTTATTCAAAAAATGGGGAATGGAATTCCTATTTTAGGTACCATGACCAAAAAATGTTTGGTAGAAAAAATAAGTGGTAAAATTTTTAAAATCATTTTAACACAAGGTTTAAATCGTCAAATTCGTAGAATGTGCGAGTATTTAGGTTATGAAGTAACCAAGTTAAAACGTACAAGAATTATGAATGTAGAGCTTGGGTATTTGCAAGCAGGAGATTGGCGAGAATTAACAGAACAAGAAATGAGCGAAATTAATAAAATGATTTCTACCTCTTCTAAAACAGAAGAAGCATCTGTTGTTAAAGAAAAACCAAAAAAACAAACTTCTAAAAAAAGAGAAGCGCCAACCAAAAACGATTTTAATAAAAAAAGTGCCTCTTTTAGAAAATCATCACCAAAAAGTAAAAGAAATAGTGGCGGTTTTTCAGCTAAAAAGAAACGCTGGTAG
- the tgt gene encoding tRNA guanosine(34) transglycosylase Tgt, with amino-acid sequence MKFDLKITDPKSKARAGVITTDHGEIETPIFMPVGTVGTVKGVHQTELKNEINPDIILGNTYHLYLRPGMDILEKAGGLHKFMNWDRNILTDSGGYQVYSLSGRRKINEEGVKFKSHIDGSMHFFTPENVMETQRTIGADIIMAFDECTPYPCDYNYAKRSMHMTHRWLDRCISHLDKVPYKYGYEQTFMPIVQGSTYKDLRRQSAEYIANSGQQANAIGGLSVGEPAEEMYAMTEVVTEILPEDKPRYLMGVGTPINILENIALGIDMFDCVMPTRNARNGMLFTAHGSINIKNKKWAEDFSPIDDMGITWVDTMYSKAYLRHLFAAKEMLGKQIASIHNLGFYVWLTREARKHILAGDFREWKDMMVKQMDKRL; translated from the coding sequence TTGAAATTCGACTTAAAAATAACCGACCCAAAGAGTAAGGCAAGAGCAGGAGTAATAACTACTGATCATGGAGAAATTGAAACGCCAATATTTATGCCCGTGGGTACTGTTGGAACCGTAAAAGGAGTCCATCAAACAGAACTTAAAAACGAAATAAATCCTGATATTATTTTAGGAAACACCTATCACTTATACTTACGTCCAGGAATGGATATTTTAGAAAAAGCTGGTGGTTTGCATAAGTTTATGAACTGGGACCGTAATATCTTAACAGACTCTGGAGGTTACCAAGTATATTCACTTTCTGGAAGAAGAAAAATTAACGAAGAAGGGGTAAAGTTTAAGAGTCATATAGATGGTTCTATGCATTTTTTTACACCAGAAAACGTAATGGAAACACAGCGTACCATTGGAGCTGATATAATTATGGCGTTTGATGAGTGTACACCATATCCTTGCGATTATAATTACGCAAAAAGATCGATGCACATGACACATAGATGGTTAGATAGATGTATCAGTCATTTAGATAAAGTACCTTATAAATATGGCTATGAACAAACCTTTATGCCTATAGTACAGGGAAGTACATATAAAGATTTGCGTAGACAATCTGCAGAATATATTGCAAATTCAGGGCAACAAGCAAATGCAATTGGAGGTCTCTCTGTAGGTGAACCTGCAGAAGAAATGTATGCAATGACAGAAGTGGTAACAGAAATTTTACCAGAAGATAAACCACGTTATTTAATGGGAGTTGGTACGCCAATTAATATTTTAGAAAACATTGCTTTGGGTATCGATATGTTCGATTGTGTTATGCCAACTAGAAATGCAAGAAACGGAATGTTGTTTACGGCACATGGTTCTATCAACATCAAAAATAAAAAGTGGGCAGAAGATTTTTCTCCAATAGATGATATGGGGATTACTTGGGTAGATACCATGTATTCAAAAGCCTATTTACGCCATCTTTTTGCTGCAAAAGAAATGTTAGGGAAACAAATAGCCTCTATTCATAATTTAGGTTTTTATGTTTGGTTAACTCGTGAAGCAAGAAAACATATTTTAGCCGGAGATTTTAGAGAGTGGAAAGATATGATGGTAAAACAAATGGATAAAAGGCTATAA
- a CDS encoding LptF/LptG family permease has translation MRIIDWYILKRFLVTFVFTLLILIPIAIAIDISEKIDNFLEHTDLGFYQIVDEYYKNFIIYYANTFMPLALFIAVILFTSKLSNNTEIIAITNAKVSFTRFLYPYFIGATLITIVSLAMNHFVVPNSSKERKKFEKEYIQNSRQKHELKYVKEFSLQLTDSTYIFIRSFDTESNSGYDFTSEVYDGIELKSKLVANRIKYSDKDSAFTLSNWKLRKIFKDRDSIFSGVKIDTVFNFTPKDLIYKSALAQEMPSNELLKFIGVSKKRGVKNLNAYLVEFHKRTSLPVASYILTIIAVALAFRKRRGGTGVNLALGIGIMFLYVFLMKIAEVLGAVAGVNSLLYVWLPNIVFGCLAIYLYLNARK, from the coding sequence GTGAGAATTATAGATTGGTACATATTAAAACGATTTTTGGTAACTTTTGTGTTTACCTTATTAATCTTGATTCCTATTGCTATTGCTATAGATATATCAGAAAAGATTGATAATTTTTTAGAACATACAGATTTAGGGTTTTACCAAATTGTAGATGAGTATTACAAAAATTTCATTATCTATTATGCAAATACTTTTATGCCTTTGGCATTATTTATTGCTGTAATTTTATTTACGTCTAAATTATCAAACAATACAGAAATTATTGCCATTACAAATGCAAAGGTTTCTTTTACTCGTTTTTTATATCCTTATTTTATTGGAGCTACTTTAATTACCATTGTTTCTTTAGCAATGAATCATTTTGTGGTACCTAATAGTAGTAAGGAAAGAAAGAAATTCGAAAAAGAGTACATTCAAAATAGTAGGCAAAAACACGAGTTAAAATACGTAAAAGAGTTTAGTTTACAGCTAACTGACAGTACGTACATTTTTATACGAAGTTTTGATACAGAATCTAATTCGGGGTATGATTTTACCTCAGAAGTTTATGATGGTATAGAATTAAAATCTAAATTGGTTGCAAATAGAATAAAGTACAGTGATAAAGACTCTGCTTTTACTTTGTCTAACTGGAAACTACGTAAGATTTTTAAAGACAGAGATAGTATTTTTTCAGGTGTTAAAATAGATACCGTTTTTAACTTTACACCTAAAGATTTAATTTATAAATCTGCTTTAGCGCAAGAAATGCCTTCTAATGAGTTGTTAAAATTTATTGGTGTTTCTAAAAAAAGAGGTGTTAAAAATTTAAATGCCTATTTAGTGGAGTTTCATAAAAGAACAAGCTTGCCTGTTGCTTCTTATATTTTAACAATAATAGCAGTAGCATTGGCTTTTAGAAAACGAAGAGGTGGTACAGGTGTTAATTTGGCACTAGGTATTGGTATTATGTTTTTGTATGTTTTTTTAATGAAAATAGCTGAGGTTTTAGGTGCTGTAGCTGGGGTAAACTCATTGCTTTATGTTTGGTTACCTAATATTGTTTTTGGTTGTTTAGCCATTTATCTCTATTTAAATGCAAGAAAGTAA